The genomic segment TTCGTCGATGCGTGCCCGGGAAATGAAGCCCAGCCTGAAATACCTCTACCCGAAAGAAGGCGTGCTGGCCTGGGTCGACAATATGGTGATTCCGGCGGGCAGCAAAAACCCGGCAAACGCCAAGGCGTTCATCGCATTCCTCAGCCAGCCTGAAAATTCCGCGATGACCCAGAATTTCCTCAAGCATCAGAGTCCGATCAAAGGCGTCGAGCCGTTCCTCGATGCGGGCCTCAAGGACGCTCCGGAACTGCACATCCCCGAAGGCACGAAGGTGGTGTTCAGCAAGACCTGTGGCGAAGGCGCAATCCGCCTGGCCGACCGTCTGTGGACCAACCTGATGCGTTGATCTCTATCGCCCCGTCGCGATGAGGGGGCGTTTTTCCAGCCGTCTGAAAGGCAGCGTTGAATGACTTCAAACAACAACATCAGCGAACTGGTCCTGCTGCAGGCCCACGAACTCGCCGAACGTATCGGTCTGCGTCAGGTTTCCTGCCGGGAAGTGATGCAGGCGTATCTCGCCCATATCGAGCGCTTCAACCCTCGGGTGAACGCGTTGATCAGCCTGCAACCCCCTGAGGACTTGCTGGCCCAGGCTGATGTCCGCGATGCTGAACTGGCGCGCGGCCAATACCGCGGCTGGATGCATGGCCTGCCACACGCGGTGAAGGATTTGTCGCTGACCAAGGGCATTCGCACCACGCTGGGGTCGCCGCTGTTCAAGGATTTTGTTCCCGAGCATGACGGGATCATGGTGGCGCGGATCAAAGCCGCAGGCGCGATCATCATCGGCAAGAGCAACACCCCGGAATTCGGCCTCGGCTCGCAAAGCTACAACCCGTTGTTCGGCGCGACCGGCTGCGCCTTTGACCCGAGCAAGACAGCGGGTGGCAGCAGCGGTGGCGCGGCGGCAGCGCTGGCCATGCACCTGGTGCCGGTGGCTGATGGCAGCGACATGATGGGTTCGCTGCGCAACCCGGCGGCCTTCAACAACGTCTTCGGTTTCCGCCCTTCCCAAGGCCGCGTGCCGTTCGACGACAGCGCCGATTTGTTCATCGATCAGCTGGGTTACGAGGGCCCGATGGGCCGCAGCGTGCGCGACGCTGCACTGCTGCTGTCGGTGCAAGCGGGTGGGGATGCCCGAGCGCCGTTGTCCATCGCCGAGCCCGGCAGCGTTTTCGCAGCGCCGCTGGAGCGCGATTTCAAAGGCACTCGACTAGGTTGGCTGGGGGATTTCAACGGCTATCTGCCGATGGAGCAAGGCATCACGGCTCTCTGCGAAAAGGCCTTCGCCGATTTCGAGAGCCTGGGCTGCCAGATCGAAGCCGTACAGCCGCAGTTCGCCCCACAACACTTGTGGAGCAGTTGGCTGACCTTGCGTCACTGGATGGTCGCCGGCTCTCTGGGCCCGGCCTATGCCGACCCGCAAAAACGCGCACAGTTGAAACCGGAGGCCTGCTGGGAAGTGGAAAACGGCCTGAAACTCTCGGCCAGTGAGGTATTCAAAGCCTCGGTAGTGCGCAGTAACTGGTACCGCGCGATCTCCAGGCTTTTTGAAGACTTCGACTACTTGCTTCTGCCCAGTGCCCAGGTATTCCCGTTCGATAAAACCCAACCGTGGCCGACCTCCATCGAAGGCGTGACCATGGACACCTATCATCGCTGGATGGAAGTGGTGATCCCCGGCACGCTGTCCGGTTGCCCGGTGGCCAACGTGCAAGTGGGCTTCAACGCCAACGGCCTGCCCATGGGCCTGCAAATCATCGGCAAGCACCAGGCCGACTTCGCCGTCCTGCAATTGGCCCACGCCTACGAACAGGCCAGCCGCTGGTTCCAGCGCTGCCCTTCGCCCCTGTTAAGCGAGGGATTTTGATAAATGGTTGAAAGCGTAGAGAAATATTTTAAATTTATGCTTGACGCTTATTCATTCCAGGTGAATAATGCGCGCCACTTGGCTACATAGCTCAGTTGGTTAGAGCATAGCATTCATAATGCTGGGGTCCGGGGTTCAAGTCCCTGTGTAGCCACCAAGTACTAAAAACGGCTTACCGAAAGGTAGGCCGTTTTTTTATGCCCCGAGAAAAGTGCCCCGGGGTCGAAGCGAATTATCTCAAGCGCGCAGCGTCGGCAATGCCGACAGCGCCCGCTCCCAGATCTGCCAGGTGCGCAGCCAGACCATTGCCTGCCAGTCACTGTCAGCGGGAAAGAACTGCTCCAGCAGATTGAGTTTGATCTCGCGCCCCACCGCATCGCCTGGATCGCCATGCAGATGCAGCCACTGATCATCGCGCAAATGCCGATGAACATCCGGCCCCGGATAAGTCCCGCACTCGATCACGAACGGCATCAGCCGCACCTGCGGCAAAGCATTGATCAGCGCCTGCGAGGTGTAGCCGGTGGCCGTTGCCGCCACGCCGGTTTCACTCGTGGTGTTGGCGCCGGTGTGCAGGGTGTAGAGCCATGGACCGTAAATCGCCTGCGCCTCTTCCAACGCCGGATAAGCGTGCTCGGTGATGGTCAGCAGCATCGGATGCCCGTACTCCCCTGCCCCGGTGTGCAGGTCGAAACACATCGCGACCTCGGCATGGGCGACGTGTTTCTGAACGATCTGGTGCAGGGTGCGGTTCGACCAGCTCGGCGCCAGCCCTCCGTAAAACAGACCATCGGGATGACGGTGCTGGCCACCCTCGACAATCGACATCACCGCCGGCCAGCCATGTTCGCGAATCTGCGCATCAAGCAATGCATCGGCGCGCTCACGCTCGGGGCCGTGCAATTGAGAGCAGGCATAAATCTCATGCAGCGTCGAGTAAGCCTGATTGTCCGGCAGCGGACGTTCGAAGTTCAGGTGATTGCGGTTCAGATCGATGTTGTCTTCGTTGACCCGACGCAGCCACGCGGTGCCCCAGGGATTGATCAGATGAATCATCACCACCGCGACATCCGCTGGCAGTGAGCGCTTGCCCAGCTCCTGCAGCCACTTGATCTGGCAACCCGAACCGTAGAAGCCTTCGACGCCATGGGTGCCGCTCAGCGCAATCAACAACCGCTTGGCGCCCGGATCACCAAGCACCGCCACATCGGTACTCAAGGACTCGCCGAACGGCCCCTTGAGTGGGTGCGCGTACTCGGTCAGTGTCGCGCCGGCGGCAGTGGCTGCGGCGAGGAATTGTTCACGTTGCGTACGGTAACTCGGCTGGGTAGGAAACTCGGTTTGCATGTCTGCCTCTTGTTGGTTTTCTGGCCGCTCTGATGCCTTCGACCCTACAGAAAATTCGCCAACTCATGAAGGACAAAAACACCTTGGTGGCAGCACGCGGTTTGCGTCCTGCTCTGTCGGCCGATAAAGTCCCCTGACCTTTTTCCCACGGACGGAGTGCCCAACGTGTTCTCAGCCTTCCACTTGAGCCGCTATCGCCTGTCAGCCCTGTCGCTGATCGCCAGTGCATTGACCCTCGCCGCCTGTAACGCCCCGCCCTCCGCGCCTTCAGTGTCGAGCCTGCCAATGGCCCCGGAACTGGCCTCCGGTTACCGCACCGACCTGCATACCCAATACGCCTCGAAACACATGGCGGCAGCCGCCAATCCGCTGGCAGCCGAGGCCGGACGGGAGATGCTGCGCCAGGGCGGTTCGGCCATTGATGCCGCCATCGCCATGCAAGCCGTGTTGACCCTGGTAGAGCCGCAATCTTCAGGCATCGGCGGCGGTGCGTTGATCGTGTTGTGGGATGGCAAGGCGGTGCGCACGTATGACGGACGGGAAACCGCGCCAGCTGGCGCCACCGAGAAGCTGTTCCTGCAAGCTGACGGCCAACCGATGCCGTTCACCGACGCGCAGATTGGTGGCCGCTCCGTAGGCACGCCGGGTGTGTTACGAGCGCTGGAGCTGGCCCATGAGAAACACGGCCGTCTGCCTTGGGCCAAACTGTTTGAACCCGCGATCAAGCTGGCGGAGCAAGGTTTCGCCATTTCGCCGCGCCTGCATCAGTTGATCGCGGCCGATGCGTTCATCCCGCGCTCACCGGACATGGCCGCCTATTTCCTGAATGCCGATGGCAGCCCGAAAGCCGTCGGCACACCGCTGAAAAATCCGGCACTGGCCGCCGTACTCAAACGCATCGCCAAAGAAGGCCCGGATGCGCTGTACAAAGGCGCCATCGCCGACGAAATCGTCGCCAAGGTCAATGGCAACAAGAACCCCGGCAGCCTGTCGCTGAACGACCTGCAAGGCTATCAAGCGAAGGAACGGGCGCCGCTGTGCACCGATTACAAACGCTGGCAGGTCTGCGGCATGCCGCCACCGTCCTCGGGCGGGATCGCCGTGGCGCAGATTCTCGGCACCTTGCAGGCCCTGGAAACCCGCGACCCAAGCCTGGCCCTGGCGCCGCTCAAACCGGTCAAGACCACCAAACCGGCTGGCATCGAACCGGCACCTGAAGCCGTGCACCTGATCTCCGAAGCCGAGCGTCTGGCCTACGCCGACCGCGCGCAATACGTGGCCGATACCGACTTCGTGCCGGTGCCGGTCAAAGGCCTGACAGACCCGAAGTACCTCGCCAGCCGCGCGGCACTGATCGGCGAACGCAGCATGGGCACGGCCAAGCCCGGCACACCGCCCGGGATTCAGGTGGCCTACGCGCCAGACCGCTCGCCGCTGCGCATCTCCACTTCACAAGTGGTGGCGGTGGATGACGAAGGCGGCGCCGTGTCGATGACCACCACCGTGGAAGCGGCATTCGGTTCGCACCTGATGGTTCAGGGGTTCCTGCTCAACAACCAGATGACCGACTTCTCGTTCATCGCCGAAGAGAACGGGCAGAAAGTTGCCAACCGCGTCGAACCCGGCAAACGTCCACGCTCGTCCATGGCGCCGACCCTGATCTTCGATCGCCAGAGCGGCAAATTCCTCGCCACCGTCGGCTCGCCCGGCGGTTCGCAGATCATCGAGTATGTCGCCAAATCCACCATCGGCCTGCTGGACTGGAACCTCGACCCGCAAGCCGCCATCAGCCTGCCCAACTTTGGCAGCCGCAACGGCCCGACCGAGCTGGAACAAGGCCAGTTCAGCCCGGCGCTGATTCAGGCGCTTAAGGACAAGGGACACACGGTAAACGAGATAGACATGACCAGCGGGACCCAGGCGATTGTCCGGGTCAAGGACGCACAGGGGAAAGCGTCGTTGGCAGGCGGGGCTGATCCGCGACGTGAGGGGCAAGCGTTGGGGGATTGAGGCTAGGGCAGAAATCAAAAAGGCTTACCGCAAGGTAGGCCTTTTTTGTTGTGGGGGCGCCTTCAACATATCGCTAAATCAGCGACTGGCCACCAGGTGAGCACCAAACAGCAGGTAGCAACTGCCGGCAAACCGGTCCAGCCATTTGCGCGAGCGCTCATAGACGCCCGCCACTCGCTGGCTGGCGAACAGCAGCGCGACGCTGCAATACCAACTGAACGACAGCGTTGCCATGGTCAGCACAGCCAGCGCCAGCAACAGCGGCGGCACCGATGCGGGCATGGCGGTGGCGAAAATCGTCGCGACAAACAGCGCCGACTTGGGGTTGGTCATGTTGCCGAGAAAACCCTGCCCATAAGCGGAAAACAGCGTTCGCCCCACCTCGTCTGGCGAACGACTGTCGCCCGACATTGCCACCGGCTTGCGCTTGAACTGTTTCAACCCGAGATAGATCAGGTAGCAGCCACCGGCAATCTTGAACGCCAGGTACAGCGTCGGCGCCGCGCTGAACAGCGACTTGATACCCAGGCCACCGGCCAATCCCCACAACACCGTGCCACTGGCCACGCCCAAAGCTGCCACCACGCCGTGTCGGCGCGAATGGCTGGCCGACAGCTGGGCGATGTTGAAGAAGTTCGGACCCGGCGTTATCACCGCCACTGTCCACAACAACGCCAGCGACAGTAGAGGGGCGGCATACGCCAACTGTGATTGTTCCATCCTGAAAACCGCCTTGGCGTTAAAGGAAGCGGCCCGCCACCGGGGCCGCAACAGAGCGCTTGTTTTTACTCGCTCGCCGGCACATGGATCAACAGATCAGCCGGCTGGCAATTCAGATACTCGCAAATCGCGTCCAGCGTCGCCAGCCTCAAGCCCTTGACCTTGCCTTGTTTCAACAGTGAAAGATTGGCTTCGGTGATACCTATGGCTGCCGCAAGGTCTTTGGATTTGACCTTACGCAACGCGAGCATGACGTCCAGCTGAATGACAATTGACATAAAAATCTCAAACAAAGGTACGGTTTTCAGAGTCCACTTCACTGGCTTGCCACAGGATACGCGCGATGATTGAAATGCAGGCGGCCAGGAACAGCGCGACGAAGCTTGGTGCCGTGACACTCAACGTCAGCAGGCGCTGACCGACCGGCTCGTTCATCGTGACCCAGACGCTGAGCAACGGCTCGCACAGGAAATCGAGCAATACCCAGATCGCAACGGCTCGCCCGACTTTGCCCAGGCGCTTGGCCGACTCGCTGGAAAAATACTCGCCGCGAGCATAACTGCGGAACAGTTGACGCAGATTGCCCAGCCCGAATGCCAGCGCCAGCAGCGGTATGCTCGAGAGCACAACAGCGCCTGTGGTTTGCCACCAAGGGAACAGCGCCGCTTTGTCGACAATGTCCGTGAGTTGGCGATCCGTCAGGGCAAAGCCCAGCCCCCATCCATCTTTCCCGGCAATGACCGGAAAGAACCACAGCGCTGCATTGAGCGCGAGCATGACAACGATCAGCAAAAGAGTGACAGCGGCCATGCGCTGACTGAGTTGAGCAAGACGACTGGACGGCATGAGGGAAGCCCTACAAAAGTGAATGTGGGCAAACCTTACGATTAAAATTATCGCCAATCAATAATTATTTATCACAAAACAATCATTACTACGTTGCCAGCGTCTTGCCATCCACCGGGTCGCCGATGCTCAGGAAGTGCCCGCCAGCCACGTGGTGCAAGGTGCGCAGTGCATCATGCCCTTCGAAATGCCAGCGGCCATCGCTGAATACACGCTCATCGGCTTGTGCGGCGATCACTTCAGCCAGGAACAGATCGTATTGCTGGTGATTGTGCGGTTCGGGCAGCACCCGGCATTCCAGCCACGCGACGCAGCCGTCGAGCAGGGGCGCATCGATCAATTCACCGCTGAAGGTTGGCAGGCCATAGGTCTGGAATTTGTCCTGGCCTTGATCACGGTTCAGCTCAAGGCCGGAGGTAGAACCGACGGTCTGGACGATATCGGCCTGGGCAACACAGGGGACGTTGACCACGAAGGTGCCCGAGGCTTCCAGCAGTTGGCGGGTCCAGGTGGATTTGTCGAGTACCACGGCGATTTTCGGCGGTTCAAAGTCCAGCGGCATGGCCCAGGCGGCGGCCATGATATTGCGCTGACCGTCATGGGCGGCGCTGACCAGCACGGTCGGACCGTGGTTGAGTAGCCGGTAGGCTTTGGACAAGGGCACCGGACGGCGGCGGGAAACGCTCATGGGGGCAGCTCCTGGGTAAAGGAGCGATTGTAGCGCGGTGCGAACAGCTTGAATTCTGCCCGGAGGAAAAGATCGACGCCTGCAGCAATATCAGTGAGTCGAGCGCAGTTCCTGTGGGAGCGAGCTTGCTCGCGATGGCGGTGGTTCAGGCAACATCAATGCAGGCAGTGGCGGCCCCATCGCGAGCAAGCTCGCTCCCACAGGTTCCGCACCGTGACCAACCACCTGTGCGAAACCTGCAATTTTTTCAGTGCTGATCTCAATAAGGGCACGCATCAATTCGACAATTGATTGGCAAACTGCCCCACCGCATTCACCACTTTCTGCGCGCCGTCCTGAATCTCGACGATCACCGTCCCCGCCTCTGCCGCCAGCGCCAGGCCTTGTTCGGCCTGGAGTTTGCCATCAGTCATCAGGGCTACGGCGTTACGCGCCATGTCCTGGTTCTGCCGCACCACGCCGACGATTTCCTCGGTGGCCTGACTGGTGCGCGACGCCAGCTGTCGAACCTCGTCCGCCACCACGGCAAAACCACGGCCCTGCTCACCGGCGCGAGCCGCTTCGATGGCGGCGTTGAGCGCCAGCAGGTTGGTCTGCTCGGCAATGCCGCTGATGGTTTTGACGATGGTGCCGATCACCTGCGATTGCTCGTTCAGGGCTTCAATGCCTTCACCGGCGGTTTGCATGTGCTTGGCCAAGTGACGCATCACATCCACCGCCTGAGTCACCACCGCCGTGCCGCGCTGGGCACTGTTGTCGGTTTGCAGCGAAGTGCTGTAGGCAATGTTCGCGGCCTCGGCCACGGCTTGCTCCTGGTTCACCTGATCAGTAATCACCGTGGCGAACTTCACCACTTTGTAGAGCTTGTTGTTGGCATCGACCACGGGGTTGTAGGACGCCTCCAGCCAGACTGTACGACCATGACTGTCGACACGCTTGAAGCGGTCGGCCACAAATTCACCCGCATTGAGGCGGCGCCAGAAGTTCTGGTATTCGGCGCTGTTGTATTCCTCGGGCTCGCAGAACGTGCGGTGATGTTTGCCCTGGATTTGCGCCAGGCTGTAACCCATGCCGCCGAGGAAGCGCTCGTTGGCCGTCAGCACGTTGCCGTTAAGGTCGAATTCGATCACGGCGGTGGAGCGTACCAACGCACCGATC from the Pseudomonas sp. N3-W genome contains:
- the ggt gene encoding gamma-glutamyltransferase, which gives rise to MFSAFHLSRYRLSALSLIASALTLAACNAPPSAPSVSSLPMAPELASGYRTDLHTQYASKHMAAAANPLAAEAGREMLRQGGSAIDAAIAMQAVLTLVEPQSSGIGGGALIVLWDGKAVRTYDGRETAPAGATEKLFLQADGQPMPFTDAQIGGRSVGTPGVLRALELAHEKHGRLPWAKLFEPAIKLAEQGFAISPRLHQLIAADAFIPRSPDMAAYFLNADGSPKAVGTPLKNPALAAVLKRIAKEGPDALYKGAIADEIVAKVNGNKNPGSLSLNDLQGYQAKERAPLCTDYKRWQVCGMPPPSSGGIAVAQILGTLQALETRDPSLALAPLKPVKTTKPAGIEPAPEAVHLISEAERLAYADRAQYVADTDFVPVPVKGLTDPKYLASRAALIGERSMGTAKPGTPPGIQVAYAPDRSPLRISTSQVVAVDDEGGAVSMTTTVEAAFGSHLMVQGFLLNNQMTDFSFIAEENGQKVANRVEPGKRPRSSMAPTLIFDRQSGKFLATVGSPGGSQIIEYVAKSTIGLLDWNLDPQAAISLPNFGSRNGPTELEQGQFSPALIQALKDKGHTVNEIDMTSGTQAIVRVKDAQGKASLAGGADPRREGQALGD
- a CDS encoding helix-turn-helix transcriptional regulator, whose translation is MSIVIQLDVMLALRKVKSKDLAAAIGITEANLSLLKQGKVKGLRLATLDAICEYLNCQPADLLIHVPASE
- a CDS encoding methyl-accepting chemotaxis protein, with protein sequence MRHLAKHMQTAGEGIEALNEQSQVIGTIVKTISGIAEQTNLLALNAAIEAARAGEQGRGFAVVADEVRQLASRTSQATEEIVGVVRQNQDMARNAVALMTDGKLQAEQGLALAAEAGTVIVEIQDGAQKVVNAVGQFANQLSN
- a CDS encoding LysE family translocator; the protein is MEQSQLAYAAPLLSLALLWTVAVITPGPNFFNIAQLSASHSRRHGVVAALGVASGTVLWGLAGGLGIKSLFSAAPTLYLAFKIAGGCYLIYLGLKQFKRKPVAMSGDSRSPDEVGRTLFSAYGQGFLGNMTNPKSALFVATIFATAMPASVPPLLLALAVLTMATLSFSWYCSVALLFASQRVAGVYERSRKWLDRFAGSCYLLFGAHLVASR
- a CDS encoding M14 family metallopeptidase produces the protein MQTEFPTQPSYRTQREQFLAAATAAGATLTEYAHPLKGPFGESLSTDVAVLGDPGAKRLLIALSGTHGVEGFYGSGCQIKWLQELGKRSLPADVAVVMIHLINPWGTAWLRRVNEDNIDLNRNHLNFERPLPDNQAYSTLHEIYACSQLHGPERERADALLDAQIREHGWPAVMSIVEGGQHRHPDGLFYGGLAPSWSNRTLHQIVQKHVAHAEVAMCFDLHTGAGEYGHPMLLTITEHAYPALEEAQAIYGPWLYTLHTGANTTSETGVAATATGYTSQALINALPQVRLMPFVIECGTYPGPDVHRHLRDDQWLHLHGDPGDAVGREIKLNLLEQFFPADSDWQAMVWLRTWQIWERALSALPTLRA
- a CDS encoding amidase; protein product: MTSNNNISELVLLQAHELAERIGLRQVSCREVMQAYLAHIERFNPRVNALISLQPPEDLLAQADVRDAELARGQYRGWMHGLPHAVKDLSLTKGIRTTLGSPLFKDFVPEHDGIMVARIKAAGAIIIGKSNTPEFGLGSQSYNPLFGATGCAFDPSKTAGGSSGGAAAALAMHLVPVADGSDMMGSLRNPAAFNNVFGFRPSQGRVPFDDSADLFIDQLGYEGPMGRSVRDAALLLSVQAGGDARAPLSIAEPGSVFAAPLERDFKGTRLGWLGDFNGYLPMEQGITALCEKAFADFESLGCQIEAVQPQFAPQHLWSSWLTLRHWMVAGSLGPAYADPQKRAQLKPEACWEVENGLKLSASEVFKASVVRSNWYRAISRLFEDFDYLLLPSAQVFPFDKTQPWPTSIEGVTMDTYHRWMEVVIPGTLSGCPVANVQVGFNANGLPMGLQIIGKHQADFAVLQLAHAYEQASRWFQRCPSPLLSEGF
- a CDS encoding DUF2975 domain-containing protein, with protein sequence MPSSRLAQLSQRMAAVTLLLIVVMLALNAALWFFPVIAGKDGWGLGFALTDRQLTDIVDKAALFPWWQTTGAVVLSSIPLLALAFGLGNLRQLFRSYARGEYFSSESAKRLGKVGRAVAIWVLLDFLCEPLLSVWVTMNEPVGQRLLTLSVTAPSFVALFLAACISIIARILWQASEVDSENRTFV
- a CDS encoding flavin reductase family protein; this translates as MSVSRRRPVPLSKAYRLLNHGPTVLVSAAHDGQRNIMAAAWAMPLDFEPPKIAVVLDKSTWTRQLLEASGTFVVNVPCVAQADIVQTVGSTSGLELNRDQGQDKFQTYGLPTFSGELIDAPLLDGCVAWLECRVLPEPHNHQQYDLFLAEVIAAQADERVFSDGRWHFEGHDALRTLHHVAGGHFLSIGDPVDGKTLAT